A single region of the Arvicanthis niloticus isolate mArvNil1 chromosome 28, mArvNil1.pat.X, whole genome shotgun sequence genome encodes:
- the Pnldc1 gene encoding poly(A)-specific ribonuclease PNLDC1 isoform X5: MDVGADEFEQSLPLLQELVAGADFVGLDIEFTGLRSNLSRPQQISLFDLPSEWYLKTRQSVQQFTICQIGLSVFSSIKGESNKYVAHSCNFFLFPTTFGILDSEFSFQASSVQFLNQYGFDYNKFLKNGIPYMNEEQEKKIKHSILRGNWRIRSSLDKDQIKVVIDKVTQWLDLAEEGDQMTLPGISGFQAFEVQLVLRQALLNIWTVLKEEGVIVKKVSQPHRWYLEHASCDQISCWKEQILLSARGFSVFFQMLVKAQKQPLVGHNMMMDLLHLHEKFFRPLPESYDQFKQNIHSLFPVLIDTKNVTKDIWKELRFPRVSNLSEVYEVLSSNLNPTKNSGPVIIHARECKKYAETKCPHEAAYDAFLCGSVLLKVAHLLLQRVHGDAVPEPGFPQYLDVLAPYVNQVNLIRAGVPKINFSGPDYPSIRPPVLILTVKRWPGVSEHQVYREFQNLCKFDVRRFTRSQFLLLTNKFKDARSVLKEYRSHPTLQVSLYRYWRHSPNITCLLQVCSIVTTWAMIAFLLGRPSP; encoded by the exons ATGGACGTGGGCGCGGACGAATTTGAGCAGAGCCTGCCACTCCTGCAGGAGCTTGTCGCGGGTGCGGACTTCGTGG GTCTGGACATAGAGTTCACAGGTCTGCGTTCAAACTTGTCTCGGCCCCAACAGATCAG TCTTTTCGACTTGCCATCAGAGTGGTATCTGAAGACCCGTCAGAGTGTTCAGCAGTTTACAATCTGCCAGATTG GACTGTCCGTGTTTTCCAGCATCAAAGGAGAGTCAAACAA GTATGTAGCACACTCCTgcaatttctttctcttccctacaACATTTGGGATCCTGGACTCAGAATTCTCTTTCCAGGCATCTAGTGTACAGTTTCTGAATCAGTATGGCTTCGACTATAACAAG TTCCTCAAAAATGGAATCCCATACATGAATgaagaacaggagaaaaaaatcaaacacagtaTCCTGAGAGGGAACTGGAGAATCcgaag TTCTCTGGATAAAGATCAAATCAAGGTGGTGATTGATAAGGTGACCCAGTGGCTGGACCTGGCTGAGGAAGGTGACCAGATGACTCTGCCTGGCATCTCTG GGTTCCAAGCCTTTGAGGTCCAACTGGTGCTGAGGCAGGCTCTCCTCAACATCTGGACAGTGCTGAAAGAGGAAGGG GTGATTGTGAAGAAGGTAAGCCAGCCACATCGCTGGTACCTTGAGCACGCCTCTTGTGACCAAATCAGCTGTTGGAAGGAACAGATTCTTCTCTCTGCAAGAggcttctctgtcttttttcagATGCTGGTGAAAGCCCAGAAG CAGCCCTTGGTAGGACATAACATGATGATGGACCTACTGCATCTCCATGAGAAGTTCTTCAGACCTCTTCCAG AAAGCTACGATCAGTTTAAGCAGAACATCCACAGCCTGTTTCCTGTCCTCATTGACACTAAGAATGTGACAAAGGACATCTGGAAG GAACTGCGTTTCCCACGAGTCTCCAACCTCTCGGAAGTGTATGAAGTGCTGAGCAG TAACTTGAATCCCACTAAGAATTCTGGACCAGTGATTATTCACGCAAGAGAGTGTAAAAAATACG CTGAGACCAAGTGCCCTCACGAAGCAGCCTATGACGCCTTCCTCTGCGGGTCAG ttCTTTTGAAAGTGGCTCACTTGCTCCTACAGAGGGTGCATGG TGATGCTGTGCCCGAGCCTGGCTTCCCCCAGTACCTCGATGTGCTGGCACCTTACGTGAACCAAGTGAATCTCATCCGAGCTGGGGTTCCGAAAATC aaTTTTTCTGGCCCAGATTACCCCAGTATCCGCCCTCCTGTACTCATCCTCACTGTCAAGAGGTGGCCTGGGGTGAGCGAGCACCAGGTCTACCGTGAGTTCCAGAATCTCTGCAAGTTCGATGTCAGGCGGTTCACTCGAAGCCAGTTCCTGCTTCTGACCAATAAGTTTAAGGA TGCCCGCAGTGTCTTGAAGGAGTACAGGAGCCACCCAACCCTTCAGGTCTCCCTGTACCGGTACTGGAGACATTCCCCCAACATCACCTGCCTGTTACA GGTATGCAGCATAGTCACCACCTGGGCCATGATTGCATTTCTCCTGGGAAGACCCAGCCCCTGA
- the Pnldc1 gene encoding poly(A)-specific ribonuclease PNLDC1 isoform X6, translated as MDVGADEFEQSLPLLQELVAGADFVGLDIEFTGLRSNLSRPQQISLFDLPSEWYLKTRQSVQQFTICQIGLSVFSSIKGESNKYVAHSCNFFLFPTTFGILDSEFSFQASSVQFLNQYGFDYNKFLKNGIPYMNEEQEKKIKHSILRGNWRIRSSLDKDQIKVVIDKVTQWLDLAEEGDQMTLPGISGFQAFEVQLVLRQALLNIWTVLKEEGVIVKKVSQPHRWYLEHASCDQISCWKEQILLSARGFSVFFQMLVKAQKPLVGHNMMMDLLHLHEKFFRPLPESYDQFKQNIHSLFPVLIDTKNVTKDIWKELRFPRVSNLSEVYEVLSSNLNPTKNSGPVIIHARECKKYAETKCPHEAAYDAFLCGSVLLKVAHLLLQRVHGDAVPEPGFPQYLDVLAPYVNQVNLIRAGVPKINFSGPDYPSIRPPVLILTVKRWPGVSEHQVYREFQNLCKFDVRRFTRSQFLLLTNKFKDARSVLKEYRSHPTLQVSLYRYWRHSPNITCLLQVCSIVTTWAMIAFLLGRPSP; from the exons ATGGACGTGGGCGCGGACGAATTTGAGCAGAGCCTGCCACTCCTGCAGGAGCTTGTCGCGGGTGCGGACTTCGTGG GTCTGGACATAGAGTTCACAGGTCTGCGTTCAAACTTGTCTCGGCCCCAACAGATCAG TCTTTTCGACTTGCCATCAGAGTGGTATCTGAAGACCCGTCAGAGTGTTCAGCAGTTTACAATCTGCCAGATTG GACTGTCCGTGTTTTCCAGCATCAAAGGAGAGTCAAACAA GTATGTAGCACACTCCTgcaatttctttctcttccctacaACATTTGGGATCCTGGACTCAGAATTCTCTTTCCAGGCATCTAGTGTACAGTTTCTGAATCAGTATGGCTTCGACTATAACAAG TTCCTCAAAAATGGAATCCCATACATGAATgaagaacaggagaaaaaaatcaaacacagtaTCCTGAGAGGGAACTGGAGAATCcgaag TTCTCTGGATAAAGATCAAATCAAGGTGGTGATTGATAAGGTGACCCAGTGGCTGGACCTGGCTGAGGAAGGTGACCAGATGACTCTGCCTGGCATCTCTG GGTTCCAAGCCTTTGAGGTCCAACTGGTGCTGAGGCAGGCTCTCCTCAACATCTGGACAGTGCTGAAAGAGGAAGGG GTGATTGTGAAGAAGGTAAGCCAGCCACATCGCTGGTACCTTGAGCACGCCTCTTGTGACCAAATCAGCTGTTGGAAGGAACAGATTCTTCTCTCTGCAAGAggcttctctgtcttttttcagATGCTGGTGAAAGCCCAGAAG CCCTTGGTAGGACATAACATGATGATGGACCTACTGCATCTCCATGAGAAGTTCTTCAGACCTCTTCCAG AAAGCTACGATCAGTTTAAGCAGAACATCCACAGCCTGTTTCCTGTCCTCATTGACACTAAGAATGTGACAAAGGACATCTGGAAG GAACTGCGTTTCCCACGAGTCTCCAACCTCTCGGAAGTGTATGAAGTGCTGAGCAG TAACTTGAATCCCACTAAGAATTCTGGACCAGTGATTATTCACGCAAGAGAGTGTAAAAAATACG CTGAGACCAAGTGCCCTCACGAAGCAGCCTATGACGCCTTCCTCTGCGGGTCAG ttCTTTTGAAAGTGGCTCACTTGCTCCTACAGAGGGTGCATGG TGATGCTGTGCCCGAGCCTGGCTTCCCCCAGTACCTCGATGTGCTGGCACCTTACGTGAACCAAGTGAATCTCATCCGAGCTGGGGTTCCGAAAATC aaTTTTTCTGGCCCAGATTACCCCAGTATCCGCCCTCCTGTACTCATCCTCACTGTCAAGAGGTGGCCTGGGGTGAGCGAGCACCAGGTCTACCGTGAGTTCCAGAATCTCTGCAAGTTCGATGTCAGGCGGTTCACTCGAAGCCAGTTCCTGCTTCTGACCAATAAGTTTAAGGA TGCCCGCAGTGTCTTGAAGGAGTACAGGAGCCACCCAACCCTTCAGGTCTCCCTGTACCGGTACTGGAGACATTCCCCCAACATCACCTGCCTGTTACA GGTATGCAGCATAGTCACCACCTGGGCCATGATTGCATTTCTCCTGGGAAGACCCAGCCCCTGA
- the Pnldc1 gene encoding poly(A)-specific ribonuclease PNLDC1 isoform X1, producing the protein MDVGADEFEQSLPLLQELVAGADFVGLDIEFTGLRSNLSRPQQISLFDLPSEWYLKTRQSVQQFTICQIGLSVFSSIKGESNKYVAHSCNFFLFPTTFGILDSEFSFQASSVQFLNQYGFDYNKFLKNGIPYMNEEQEKKIKHSILRGNWRIRSSLDKDQIKVVIDKVTQWLDLAEEGDQMTLPGISGFQAFEVQLVLRQALLNIWTVLKEEGVIVKKVSQPHRWYLEHASCDQISCWKEQILLSARGFSVFFQMLVKAQKQPLVGHNMMMDLLHLHEKFFRPLPESYDQFKQNIHSLFPVLIDTKNVTKDIWKELRFPRVSNLSEVYEVLSSNLNPTKNSGPVIIHARECKKYAETKCPHEAAYDAFLCGSVLLKVAHLLLQRVHGQHSVEGSSLLYGALCCCDASCLGPAISWQCGDCSDAVPEPGFPQYLDVLAPYVNQVNLIRAGVPKINFSGPDYPSIRPPVLILTVKRWPGVSEHQVYREFQNLCKFDVRRFTRSQFLLLTNKFKDARSVLKEYRSHPTLQVSLYRYWRHSPNITCLLQVCSIVTTWAMIAFLLGRPSP; encoded by the exons ATGGACGTGGGCGCGGACGAATTTGAGCAGAGCCTGCCACTCCTGCAGGAGCTTGTCGCGGGTGCGGACTTCGTGG GTCTGGACATAGAGTTCACAGGTCTGCGTTCAAACTTGTCTCGGCCCCAACAGATCAG TCTTTTCGACTTGCCATCAGAGTGGTATCTGAAGACCCGTCAGAGTGTTCAGCAGTTTACAATCTGCCAGATTG GACTGTCCGTGTTTTCCAGCATCAAAGGAGAGTCAAACAA GTATGTAGCACACTCCTgcaatttctttctcttccctacaACATTTGGGATCCTGGACTCAGAATTCTCTTTCCAGGCATCTAGTGTACAGTTTCTGAATCAGTATGGCTTCGACTATAACAAG TTCCTCAAAAATGGAATCCCATACATGAATgaagaacaggagaaaaaaatcaaacacagtaTCCTGAGAGGGAACTGGAGAATCcgaag TTCTCTGGATAAAGATCAAATCAAGGTGGTGATTGATAAGGTGACCCAGTGGCTGGACCTGGCTGAGGAAGGTGACCAGATGACTCTGCCTGGCATCTCTG GGTTCCAAGCCTTTGAGGTCCAACTGGTGCTGAGGCAGGCTCTCCTCAACATCTGGACAGTGCTGAAAGAGGAAGGG GTGATTGTGAAGAAGGTAAGCCAGCCACATCGCTGGTACCTTGAGCACGCCTCTTGTGACCAAATCAGCTGTTGGAAGGAACAGATTCTTCTCTCTGCAAGAggcttctctgtcttttttcagATGCTGGTGAAAGCCCAGAAG CAGCCCTTGGTAGGACATAACATGATGATGGACCTACTGCATCTCCATGAGAAGTTCTTCAGACCTCTTCCAG AAAGCTACGATCAGTTTAAGCAGAACATCCACAGCCTGTTTCCTGTCCTCATTGACACTAAGAATGTGACAAAGGACATCTGGAAG GAACTGCGTTTCCCACGAGTCTCCAACCTCTCGGAAGTGTATGAAGTGCTGAGCAG TAACTTGAATCCCACTAAGAATTCTGGACCAGTGATTATTCACGCAAGAGAGTGTAAAAAATACG CTGAGACCAAGTGCCCTCACGAAGCAGCCTATGACGCCTTCCTCTGCGGGTCAG ttCTTTTGAAAGTGGCTCACTTGCTCCTACAGAGGGTGCATGG CCAGCACAGTGTTGAAGGAAGCAGTCTGCTCTACGGAGCCCTTTGCTGCTGCGATGCCTCCTGCCTGGGTCCTGCAATATCTTGGCAATGTGGAGACTG CAGTGATGCTGTGCCCGAGCCTGGCTTCCCCCAGTACCTCGATGTGCTGGCACCTTACGTGAACCAAGTGAATCTCATCCGAGCTGGGGTTCCGAAAATC aaTTTTTCTGGCCCAGATTACCCCAGTATCCGCCCTCCTGTACTCATCCTCACTGTCAAGAGGTGGCCTGGGGTGAGCGAGCACCAGGTCTACCGTGAGTTCCAGAATCTCTGCAAGTTCGATGTCAGGCGGTTCACTCGAAGCCAGTTCCTGCTTCTGACCAATAAGTTTAAGGA TGCCCGCAGTGTCTTGAAGGAGTACAGGAGCCACCCAACCCTTCAGGTCTCCCTGTACCGGTACTGGAGACATTCCCCCAACATCACCTGCCTGTTACA GGTATGCAGCATAGTCACCACCTGGGCCATGATTGCATTTCTCCTGGGAAGACCCAGCCCCTGA
- the Pnldc1 gene encoding poly(A)-specific ribonuclease PNLDC1 isoform X4: MDVGADEFEQSLPLLQELVAGADFVGLDIEFTGLRSNLSRPQQISLFDLPSEWYLKTRQSVQQFTICQIGLSVFSSIKGESNKYVAHSCNFFLFPTTFGILDSEFSFQASSVQFLNQYGFDYNKFLKNGIPYMNEEQEKKIKHSILRGNWRIRSSLDKDQIKVVIDKVTQWLDLAEEGDQMTLPGISGFQAFEVQLVLRQALLNIWTVLKEEGVIVKKVSQPHRWYLEHASCDQISCWKEQILLSARGFSVFFQMLVKAQKPLVGHNMMMDLLHLHEKFFRPLPESYDQFKQNIHSLFPVLIDTKNVTKDIWKELRFPRVSNLSEVYEVLSSNLNPTKNSGPVIIHARECKKYAETKCPHEAAYDAFLCGSVLLKVAHLLLQRVHGSDAVPEPGFPQYLDVLAPYVNQVNLIRAGVPKINFSGPDYPSIRPPVLILTVKRWPGVSEHQVYREFQNLCKFDVRRFTRSQFLLLTNKFKDARSVLKEYRSHPTLQVSLYRYWRHSPNITCLLQVCSIVTTWAMIAFLLGRPSP, from the exons ATGGACGTGGGCGCGGACGAATTTGAGCAGAGCCTGCCACTCCTGCAGGAGCTTGTCGCGGGTGCGGACTTCGTGG GTCTGGACATAGAGTTCACAGGTCTGCGTTCAAACTTGTCTCGGCCCCAACAGATCAG TCTTTTCGACTTGCCATCAGAGTGGTATCTGAAGACCCGTCAGAGTGTTCAGCAGTTTACAATCTGCCAGATTG GACTGTCCGTGTTTTCCAGCATCAAAGGAGAGTCAAACAA GTATGTAGCACACTCCTgcaatttctttctcttccctacaACATTTGGGATCCTGGACTCAGAATTCTCTTTCCAGGCATCTAGTGTACAGTTTCTGAATCAGTATGGCTTCGACTATAACAAG TTCCTCAAAAATGGAATCCCATACATGAATgaagaacaggagaaaaaaatcaaacacagtaTCCTGAGAGGGAACTGGAGAATCcgaag TTCTCTGGATAAAGATCAAATCAAGGTGGTGATTGATAAGGTGACCCAGTGGCTGGACCTGGCTGAGGAAGGTGACCAGATGACTCTGCCTGGCATCTCTG GGTTCCAAGCCTTTGAGGTCCAACTGGTGCTGAGGCAGGCTCTCCTCAACATCTGGACAGTGCTGAAAGAGGAAGGG GTGATTGTGAAGAAGGTAAGCCAGCCACATCGCTGGTACCTTGAGCACGCCTCTTGTGACCAAATCAGCTGTTGGAAGGAACAGATTCTTCTCTCTGCAAGAggcttctctgtcttttttcagATGCTGGTGAAAGCCCAGAAG CCCTTGGTAGGACATAACATGATGATGGACCTACTGCATCTCCATGAGAAGTTCTTCAGACCTCTTCCAG AAAGCTACGATCAGTTTAAGCAGAACATCCACAGCCTGTTTCCTGTCCTCATTGACACTAAGAATGTGACAAAGGACATCTGGAAG GAACTGCGTTTCCCACGAGTCTCCAACCTCTCGGAAGTGTATGAAGTGCTGAGCAG TAACTTGAATCCCACTAAGAATTCTGGACCAGTGATTATTCACGCAAGAGAGTGTAAAAAATACG CTGAGACCAAGTGCCCTCACGAAGCAGCCTATGACGCCTTCCTCTGCGGGTCAG ttCTTTTGAAAGTGGCTCACTTGCTCCTACAGAGGGTGCATGG CAGTGATGCTGTGCCCGAGCCTGGCTTCCCCCAGTACCTCGATGTGCTGGCACCTTACGTGAACCAAGTGAATCTCATCCGAGCTGGGGTTCCGAAAATC aaTTTTTCTGGCCCAGATTACCCCAGTATCCGCCCTCCTGTACTCATCCTCACTGTCAAGAGGTGGCCTGGGGTGAGCGAGCACCAGGTCTACCGTGAGTTCCAGAATCTCTGCAAGTTCGATGTCAGGCGGTTCACTCGAAGCCAGTTCCTGCTTCTGACCAATAAGTTTAAGGA TGCCCGCAGTGTCTTGAAGGAGTACAGGAGCCACCCAACCCTTCAGGTCTCCCTGTACCGGTACTGGAGACATTCCCCCAACATCACCTGCCTGTTACA GGTATGCAGCATAGTCACCACCTGGGCCATGATTGCATTTCTCCTGGGAAGACCCAGCCCCTGA
- the Pnldc1 gene encoding poly(A)-specific ribonuclease PNLDC1 isoform X2: MDVGADEFEQSLPLLQELVAGADFVGLDIEFTGLRSNLSRPQQISLFDLPSEWYLKTRQSVQQFTICQIGLSVFSSIKGESNKYVAHSCNFFLFPTTFGILDSEFSFQASSVQFLNQYGFDYNKFLKNGIPYMNEEQEKKIKHSILRGNWRIRSSLDKDQIKVVIDKVTQWLDLAEEGDQMTLPGISGFQAFEVQLVLRQALLNIWTVLKEEGVIVKKVSQPHRWYLEHASCDQISCWKEQILLSARGFSVFFQMLVKAQKPLVGHNMMMDLLHLHEKFFRPLPESYDQFKQNIHSLFPVLIDTKNVTKDIWKELRFPRVSNLSEVYEVLSSNLNPTKNSGPVIIHARECKKYAETKCPHEAAYDAFLCGSVLLKVAHLLLQRVHGQHSVEGSSLLYGALCCCDASCLGPAISWQCGDCSDAVPEPGFPQYLDVLAPYVNQVNLIRAGVPKINFSGPDYPSIRPPVLILTVKRWPGVSEHQVYREFQNLCKFDVRRFTRSQFLLLTNKFKDARSVLKEYRSHPTLQVSLYRYWRHSPNITCLLQVCSIVTTWAMIAFLLGRPSP; encoded by the exons ATGGACGTGGGCGCGGACGAATTTGAGCAGAGCCTGCCACTCCTGCAGGAGCTTGTCGCGGGTGCGGACTTCGTGG GTCTGGACATAGAGTTCACAGGTCTGCGTTCAAACTTGTCTCGGCCCCAACAGATCAG TCTTTTCGACTTGCCATCAGAGTGGTATCTGAAGACCCGTCAGAGTGTTCAGCAGTTTACAATCTGCCAGATTG GACTGTCCGTGTTTTCCAGCATCAAAGGAGAGTCAAACAA GTATGTAGCACACTCCTgcaatttctttctcttccctacaACATTTGGGATCCTGGACTCAGAATTCTCTTTCCAGGCATCTAGTGTACAGTTTCTGAATCAGTATGGCTTCGACTATAACAAG TTCCTCAAAAATGGAATCCCATACATGAATgaagaacaggagaaaaaaatcaaacacagtaTCCTGAGAGGGAACTGGAGAATCcgaag TTCTCTGGATAAAGATCAAATCAAGGTGGTGATTGATAAGGTGACCCAGTGGCTGGACCTGGCTGAGGAAGGTGACCAGATGACTCTGCCTGGCATCTCTG GGTTCCAAGCCTTTGAGGTCCAACTGGTGCTGAGGCAGGCTCTCCTCAACATCTGGACAGTGCTGAAAGAGGAAGGG GTGATTGTGAAGAAGGTAAGCCAGCCACATCGCTGGTACCTTGAGCACGCCTCTTGTGACCAAATCAGCTGTTGGAAGGAACAGATTCTTCTCTCTGCAAGAggcttctctgtcttttttcagATGCTGGTGAAAGCCCAGAAG CCCTTGGTAGGACATAACATGATGATGGACCTACTGCATCTCCATGAGAAGTTCTTCAGACCTCTTCCAG AAAGCTACGATCAGTTTAAGCAGAACATCCACAGCCTGTTTCCTGTCCTCATTGACACTAAGAATGTGACAAAGGACATCTGGAAG GAACTGCGTTTCCCACGAGTCTCCAACCTCTCGGAAGTGTATGAAGTGCTGAGCAG TAACTTGAATCCCACTAAGAATTCTGGACCAGTGATTATTCACGCAAGAGAGTGTAAAAAATACG CTGAGACCAAGTGCCCTCACGAAGCAGCCTATGACGCCTTCCTCTGCGGGTCAG ttCTTTTGAAAGTGGCTCACTTGCTCCTACAGAGGGTGCATGG CCAGCACAGTGTTGAAGGAAGCAGTCTGCTCTACGGAGCCCTTTGCTGCTGCGATGCCTCCTGCCTGGGTCCTGCAATATCTTGGCAATGTGGAGACTG CAGTGATGCTGTGCCCGAGCCTGGCTTCCCCCAGTACCTCGATGTGCTGGCACCTTACGTGAACCAAGTGAATCTCATCCGAGCTGGGGTTCCGAAAATC aaTTTTTCTGGCCCAGATTACCCCAGTATCCGCCCTCCTGTACTCATCCTCACTGTCAAGAGGTGGCCTGGGGTGAGCGAGCACCAGGTCTACCGTGAGTTCCAGAATCTCTGCAAGTTCGATGTCAGGCGGTTCACTCGAAGCCAGTTCCTGCTTCTGACCAATAAGTTTAAGGA TGCCCGCAGTGTCTTGAAGGAGTACAGGAGCCACCCAACCCTTCAGGTCTCCCTGTACCGGTACTGGAGACATTCCCCCAACATCACCTGCCTGTTACA GGTATGCAGCATAGTCACCACCTGGGCCATGATTGCATTTCTCCTGGGAAGACCCAGCCCCTGA
- the Pnldc1 gene encoding poly(A)-specific ribonuclease PNLDC1 isoform X3 — protein sequence MDVGADEFEQSLPLLQELVAGADFVGLDIEFTGLRSNLSRPQQISLFDLPSEWYLKTRQSVQQFTICQIGLSVFSSIKGESNKYVAHSCNFFLFPTTFGILDSEFSFQASSVQFLNQYGFDYNKFLKNGIPYMNEEQEKKIKHSILRGNWRIRSSLDKDQIKVVIDKVTQWLDLAEEGDQMTLPGISGFQAFEVQLVLRQALLNIWTVLKEEGVIVKKVSQPHRWYLEHASCDQISCWKEQILLSARGFSVFFQMLVKAQKQPLVGHNMMMDLLHLHEKFFRPLPESYDQFKQNIHSLFPVLIDTKNVTKDIWKELRFPRVSNLSEVYEVLSSNLNPTKNSGPVIIHARECKKYAETKCPHEAAYDAFLCGSVLLKVAHLLLQRVHGSDAVPEPGFPQYLDVLAPYVNQVNLIRAGVPKINFSGPDYPSIRPPVLILTVKRWPGVSEHQVYREFQNLCKFDVRRFTRSQFLLLTNKFKDARSVLKEYRSHPTLQVSLYRYWRHSPNITCLLQVCSIVTTWAMIAFLLGRPSP from the exons ATGGACGTGGGCGCGGACGAATTTGAGCAGAGCCTGCCACTCCTGCAGGAGCTTGTCGCGGGTGCGGACTTCGTGG GTCTGGACATAGAGTTCACAGGTCTGCGTTCAAACTTGTCTCGGCCCCAACAGATCAG TCTTTTCGACTTGCCATCAGAGTGGTATCTGAAGACCCGTCAGAGTGTTCAGCAGTTTACAATCTGCCAGATTG GACTGTCCGTGTTTTCCAGCATCAAAGGAGAGTCAAACAA GTATGTAGCACACTCCTgcaatttctttctcttccctacaACATTTGGGATCCTGGACTCAGAATTCTCTTTCCAGGCATCTAGTGTACAGTTTCTGAATCAGTATGGCTTCGACTATAACAAG TTCCTCAAAAATGGAATCCCATACATGAATgaagaacaggagaaaaaaatcaaacacagtaTCCTGAGAGGGAACTGGAGAATCcgaag TTCTCTGGATAAAGATCAAATCAAGGTGGTGATTGATAAGGTGACCCAGTGGCTGGACCTGGCTGAGGAAGGTGACCAGATGACTCTGCCTGGCATCTCTG GGTTCCAAGCCTTTGAGGTCCAACTGGTGCTGAGGCAGGCTCTCCTCAACATCTGGACAGTGCTGAAAGAGGAAGGG GTGATTGTGAAGAAGGTAAGCCAGCCACATCGCTGGTACCTTGAGCACGCCTCTTGTGACCAAATCAGCTGTTGGAAGGAACAGATTCTTCTCTCTGCAAGAggcttctctgtcttttttcagATGCTGGTGAAAGCCCAGAAG CAGCCCTTGGTAGGACATAACATGATGATGGACCTACTGCATCTCCATGAGAAGTTCTTCAGACCTCTTCCAG AAAGCTACGATCAGTTTAAGCAGAACATCCACAGCCTGTTTCCTGTCCTCATTGACACTAAGAATGTGACAAAGGACATCTGGAAG GAACTGCGTTTCCCACGAGTCTCCAACCTCTCGGAAGTGTATGAAGTGCTGAGCAG TAACTTGAATCCCACTAAGAATTCTGGACCAGTGATTATTCACGCAAGAGAGTGTAAAAAATACG CTGAGACCAAGTGCCCTCACGAAGCAGCCTATGACGCCTTCCTCTGCGGGTCAG ttCTTTTGAAAGTGGCTCACTTGCTCCTACAGAGGGTGCATGG CAGTGATGCTGTGCCCGAGCCTGGCTTCCCCCAGTACCTCGATGTGCTGGCACCTTACGTGAACCAAGTGAATCTCATCCGAGCTGGGGTTCCGAAAATC aaTTTTTCTGGCCCAGATTACCCCAGTATCCGCCCTCCTGTACTCATCCTCACTGTCAAGAGGTGGCCTGGGGTGAGCGAGCACCAGGTCTACCGTGAGTTCCAGAATCTCTGCAAGTTCGATGTCAGGCGGTTCACTCGAAGCCAGTTCCTGCTTCTGACCAATAAGTTTAAGGA TGCCCGCAGTGTCTTGAAGGAGTACAGGAGCCACCCAACCCTTCAGGTCTCCCTGTACCGGTACTGGAGACATTCCCCCAACATCACCTGCCTGTTACA GGTATGCAGCATAGTCACCACCTGGGCCATGATTGCATTTCTCCTGGGAAGACCCAGCCCCTGA
- the Mrpl18 gene encoding large ribosomal subunit protein uL18m isoform X1 produces MALQPRFWKCLSVCRNLECGFAALSTSSMPAVQPEVETKENEAVAPEFTNRNPRNLELLGVARKERGWATVWPNREFWHRLRVVKTQHHVEAFVEHLNGQVVVSASTREWAIKKHLYSTRNVVACESVGRVLAQRCLEAGINFMVYQPTPWEASSDSMKRLQNAMTESGVMLREPRRIYE; encoded by the exons ATGGCGCTTCAGCCGCGGTTCTGGAAATGTCTGTCAGTTTGCAGGAACCTGG AATGTGGGTTCGCAGCCCTCTCCACCAGTTCCATGCCGGCGGTGCAGCCCGAAGTGGAGACTAAGGAAAACGAAGCGGTGGCTCCAGAGTTCACCAACAGAAACCCTCGGAATCTGGAGCTCTTAGGTGTAGCCCGGAAAGAACGGGGTTGGGCTACAGTGTGGCCCAACCGTGAGTTCTGGCACAG GTTGCGAGTTGTAAAGACTCAGCATCACGTAGAAGCATTTGTTGAGCATCTTAATGGCCAGGTTGTGGTTTCAGCATCCACTCGTGAGTGGGCTATTAAGAAACACCTTTATAGTACCCGAAATGTGGTGGCTTGTGAGAGCGTAGGGCGAGTGTTGGCACAGCGGTGCTTAGAAGCAGGAATCAACTTCATGGTCTATCAGCCCACGCCATGGGAGGCTTCCTCAGACTcg ATGAAACGTTTACAAAATGCCATGACAGAAAGTGGCGTGATGCTTCGGGAGCCTCGAAGAATCTATGAATGA
- the Mrpl18 gene encoding large ribosomal subunit protein uL18m isoform X2, translated as MALQPRFWKCLSVCRNLECGFAALSTSSMPAVQPEVETKENEAVAPEFTNRNPRNLELLGVARKERGWATVWPNREFWHRLRVVKTQHHVEAFVEHLNGQVVVSASTHETFTKCHDRKWRDASGASKNL; from the exons ATGGCGCTTCAGCCGCGGTTCTGGAAATGTCTGTCAGTTTGCAGGAACCTGG AATGTGGGTTCGCAGCCCTCTCCACCAGTTCCATGCCGGCGGTGCAGCCCGAAGTGGAGACTAAGGAAAACGAAGCGGTGGCTCCAGAGTTCACCAACAGAAACCCTCGGAATCTGGAGCTCTTAGGTGTAGCCCGGAAAGAACGGGGTTGGGCTACAGTGTGGCCCAACCGTGAGTTCTGGCACAG GTTGCGAGTTGTAAAGACTCAGCATCACGTAGAAGCATTTGTTGAGCATCTTAATGGCCAGGTTGTGGTTTCAGCATCCACTC ATGAAACGTTTACAAAATGCCATGACAGAAAGTGGCGTGATGCTTCGGGAGCCTCGAAGAATCTATGA